The Ruminococcus bovis genome includes a region encoding these proteins:
- a CDS encoding dipeptidase, translating into MEVFDFHCDTLYKSMMNDLPLDADIYEFKISDLMKASKWHQCMAVWTPDDRNELPLQFKDKPLIEYFIASAEKLISECKRLKIPFNDVNANKSLHLTVENSSILEDNIENIVFLKKYGVKVATLTWNESNCIGDGVLAKNPIGATTFGKKVIDEYIKNNIAIDVSHTSDNLFYDIASSNPKYILATHSNSREICSNKRNITDEQFEYIKSKNGVVGLNFHKYFLSDSDSYSIKDILNHAYHFLSLGGEDNLCIGTDMDGSDLVDGFSSSSDFKRLYNSFIENNFKKSVVDKIFFENGVKFYDKL; encoded by the coding sequence ATGGAAGTTTTTGATTTTCATTGTGATACCTTATATAAAAGTATGATGAATGATTTGCCACTTGATGCTGATATTTACGAATTTAAAATTTCTGATTTAATGAAAGCAAGTAAATGGCATCAATGTATGGCAGTATGGACACCTGATGATAGAAATGAATTACCTTTACAGTTTAAGGATAAACCTCTTATAGAGTATTTTATTGCAAGTGCCGAGAAACTTATCTCAGAATGTAAAAGACTTAAAATTCCTTTTAATGATGTAAATGCAAATAAGTCATTGCACCTAACTGTAGAAAATTCTTCAATACTTGAAGATAATATTGAAAATATAGTATTTCTTAAAAAGTATGGTGTAAAAGTTGCTACACTAACTTGGAACGAAAGTAACTGTATCGGTGACGGTGTTCTTGCAAAAAATCCTATAGGTGCTACTACTTTCGGCAAAAAAGTAATTGATGAATATATTAAGAATAATATTGCTATTGATGTATCTCATACAAGTGATAATTTGTTCTATGATATAGCATCAAGTAACCCAAAATATATTCTTGCAACACATTCAAACTCAAGAGAAATTTGCAGTAACAAAAGGAATATTACAGATGAACAATTTGAATATATTAAAAGCAAAAACGGTGTTGTAGGACTTAACTTTCATAAATACTTTTTAAGTGATAGTGACAGTTACAGTATTAAAGATATACTTAATCATGCATACCATTTTCTAAGTCTTGGTGGTGAAGATAACCTATGTATCGGTACAGATATGGATGGTTCAGACCTTGTTGATGGTTTTTCTTCATCAAGTGATTTTAAAAGGCTATATAATTCTTTCATAGAAAATAACTTCAAAAAATCAGTTGTTGACAAGATTTTTTTTGAAAATGGCGTGAAATTTTACGATAAACTTTGA
- the thrC gene encoding threonine synthase: MLYNSTENNKEVVSAAQAIAQGISKDGGLFVPQELPKYTEETFKSLLGLSYNERAKIVFSDFLTDFTEEEIADCVDKAYTVEKFGSECPAPLVAKKYNGNEINIMELWHGPTCAFKDMALQILPHFLTKSLKKTYDGKTAVILVATSGDTGKAALEGFKDVDHTKMIVFYPEDGVSPMQKRQMNTQKGSNVNVCAIKGNFDDAQTGVKKIFTTDEIVELLHKNDMLFSSANSINWGRLLPQIVYYISAYCDLVNSKKINMGDKINIVVPTGNFGNILAAYYAYCMGMPVNKFICASNQNNVLTDFINTGVYDKNRQFYATASPSMDILVSSNLERLLYKFSGNNDELVAKWMNQLKTEGKYEVTDEVKKEITSKFFGGFCDDTNTKATIKELFDEEKYLCDTHTSVAINVYNQYVEKTGDKTPVVIASTASPYKFSHSVLEAVAPEAICDDEFTMVDELNKITGAEVPKPIAELKNLEVRFNNVTEADKMPEYVKNTLGI; this comes from the coding sequence ATGTTATATAACAGTACTGAAAATAATAAAGAAGTTGTTTCTGCTGCTCAGGCTATTGCCCAGGGTATCAGTAAAGACGGTGGTCTTTTTGTTCCTCAGGAATTACCTAAGTACACAGAAGAAACTTTCAAATCTTTACTAGGTCTTTCATATAACGAAAGAGCAAAGATTGTGTTCTCTGATTTTCTAACAGATTTCACAGAAGAAGAAATTGCTGATTGTGTTGACAAGGCATATACAGTTGAGAAATTTGGTTCAGAATGTCCTGCTCCTCTAGTTGCTAAGAAATACAACGGTAACGAAATCAACATTATGGAACTATGGCATGGTCCAACATGTGCATTTAAGGATATGGCACTTCAGATTCTTCCACATTTCCTAACTAAGTCATTAAAGAAAACTTATGATGGAAAAACTGCTGTTATTCTTGTTGCTACATCAGGTGATACAGGTAAGGCTGCTCTTGAAGGTTTCAAAGATGTTGACCACACTAAGATGATTGTATTCTATCCTGAAGACGGTGTTTCTCCAATGCAGAAGCGTCAGATGAACACTCAGAAGGGTAGTAATGTAAATGTTTGTGCAATCAAGGGTAACTTTGATGATGCTCAGACAGGTGTTAAAAAGATTTTCACTACTGATGAGATTGTTGAACTTCTACATAAGAATGATATGCTATTCAGTTCAGCTAACTCAATCAACTGGGGTAGATTACTTCCTCAAATTGTTTACTATATTTCTGCTTATTGTGATTTAGTAAACAGTAAGAAAATTAATATGGGTGACAAAATCAACATTGTTGTTCCAACAGGTAACTTTGGTAACATTCTAGCTGCTTACTATGCATATTGTATGGGTATGCCAGTTAACAAGTTTATTTGTGCATCTAACCAGAATAATGTTCTTACTGATTTTATTAATACAGGTGTTTACGACAAGAACAGACAGTTCTATGCAACTGCTTCTCCATCAATGGATATTCTTGTTTCAAGTAACCTTGAAAGACTACTTTATAAGTTCTCAGGTAATAACGATGAACTAGTTGCAAAGTGGATGAATCAGCTTAAGACTGAAGGTAAGTATGAAGTAACTGATGAAGTTAAGAAAGAAATTACTTCTAAGTTCTTTGGTGGTTTCTGTGATGATACAAACACAAAGGCTACTATTAAAGAACTATTTGATGAAGAAAAGTATCTATGTGATACACATACATCAGTTGCTATTAATGTATATAACCAGTATGTAGAAAAGACAGGGGATAAAACACCTGTTGTTATTGCTTCTACTGCAAGTCCATATAAGTTCTCTCATTCTGTACTTGAAGCAGTAGCTCCTGAAGCTATCTGTGATGATGAGTTCACAATGGTTGATGAACTAAACAAGATTACAGGTGCAGAAGTACCAAAGCCAATTGCTGAACTAAAGAATCTAGAAGTTAGATTTAATAATGTAACAGAGGCTGATAAGATGCCTGAATATGTTAAGAACACATTAGGTATCTAA
- a CDS encoding metallophosphoesterase yields MSLFCIADLHLSIGVDKPMDIFEGWDNHIERLLNNWNSIVKDEDTVIVAGDICWALKLDECYKDFEFINNKLKGNKIFLKGNHDLWWGTKKKVDNYLEKNNFNKIKILFNNSYKVGNYNICGTRGWNLEVDSAEDEKVLNRELGRLKLSLDSVDNDLETIVFLHYPPVFGNQCCQEIFDILHNYNIKKCYYGHLHGRKITKYAFNGDYEDIKLKLISSDSVAFTPVLIAK; encoded by the coding sequence ATGTCTTTATTTTGTATTGCTGACCTTCATTTATCTATTGGTGTTGATAAACCTATGGATATATTTGAAGGTTGGGACAATCATATAGAGAGATTGCTTAATAACTGGAACAGCATTGTAAAAGATGAAGATACAGTTATTGTAGCCGGTGACATTTGTTGGGCACTTAAACTTGATGAATGTTACAAAGACTTTGAGTTTATAAATAATAAACTTAAGGGTAACAAAATTTTCTTGAAAGGAAACCACGATTTATGGTGGGGAACTAAGAAGAAAGTAGATAACTACCTTGAAAAAAATAATTTTAACAAAATTAAGATTCTTTTTAATAATTCTTACAAGGTAGGTAACTATAACATCTGTGGTACTCGTGGATGGAATTTAGAAGTTGACAGTGCTGAGGATGAAAAGGTCCTTAACCGAGAACTTGGTAGATTAAAATTATCACTTGATAGTGTTGATAACGATTTAGAAACAATTGTTTTTCTTCATTATCCACCGGTATTTGGAAATCAGTGTTGTCAAGAAATATTTGATATACTACATAACTACAATATAAAAAAATGTTACTATGGTCACTTACATGGTCGTAAAATTACAAAGTATGCTTTTAATGGTGACTATGAAGATATTAAACTAAAGTTAATATCAAGTGACAGTGTAGCATTTACCCCCGTGCTAATTGCAAAATAA